A genomic region of Xanthomonas fragariae contains the following coding sequences:
- the zwf gene encoding glucose-6-phosphate dehydrogenase translates to MNEQETTPPCIIVVFGARGDLTKRLVMPALYNLRRAGALGEPFAIVGMDHGDISERAWRTNMGQSMTELLGSRDAEFQTDEFDTDTWDWLRERMHYLRGDFTDLGAYQALDGVLEKLHKRYGTQGNVLFYLATAARFFEPVLLNLGEAGLVKQREGEGWRRVIVEKPFGHDLPSAKHLNATVAKVLHENQVFRIDHFLGKETVQNILAFRFANGLFEPVWNRDRIDHVQITAAETIGVEGRGRFYDPTGCLRDMVPNHLFQLLAMIAMEPPAAFTTEAMHRRRAEVIEAVRPIKPEDVVRGQYASGAVSRNAVPGYREEDTVPEDSETETYVAMKLQVDTWRWAGVPFYLRTGKRLRERTTEIAIRFKPAPLAPFRSTEVGGYGPDWLVLHIQPDEGISLQFDVKRPGAQVALAPVRMDFRYRDWFPKEYAVGYERLLQDCMKGEAGLFQDAAMVEGAWRIVQPILDAWKQPPSDFPNYAAGSAGPSAADALLAMNGGHAWRALTPGRKPPPRRPPEARGSAATPIKKASKKTAKKASKAAAKRASVAAAKPSQGATASSGSAVKKAVTKRASKKVAKAAAKTVGKAAADKSAVKKSASKTAAHTTRR, encoded by the coding sequence ATGAATGAGCAAGAGACCACACCGCCGTGCATCATCGTGGTGTTCGGCGCACGCGGCGACCTGACCAAGCGCTTGGTGATGCCGGCGTTGTACAACTTGCGTCGTGCCGGCGCGTTGGGCGAACCGTTCGCCATCGTCGGCATGGACCACGGCGACATCAGCGAACGCGCGTGGCGGACCAACATGGGGCAGTCGATGACCGAACTGCTCGGCAGCCGCGATGCCGAATTCCAGACCGATGAATTCGATACCGACACCTGGGACTGGCTACGCGAGCGCATGCATTATCTGCGCGGCGATTTCACCGACCTGGGTGCATATCAGGCGCTGGATGGTGTGCTGGAGAAACTGCACAAGCGCTACGGCACCCAGGGCAATGTGCTGTTCTATCTCGCAACGGCGGCGCGTTTCTTCGAGCCGGTGCTGCTCAATCTGGGCGAAGCCGGGCTGGTCAAACAACGCGAAGGCGAAGGCTGGCGTCGGGTGATCGTGGAAAAACCCTTTGGCCACGATCTGCCCAGCGCCAAGCATCTCAATGCCACCGTCGCCAAGGTGCTGCACGAAAATCAGGTGTTCCGCATCGACCATTTCCTCGGCAAGGAAACCGTGCAGAACATCCTGGCGTTCCGCTTCGCCAACGGCTTGTTCGAGCCGGTGTGGAATCGCGATCGCATCGACCATGTGCAGATCACCGCCGCCGAAACCATCGGCGTGGAAGGCCGTGGACGGTTCTACGATCCCACCGGTTGCCTGCGCGACATGGTGCCCAACCATCTGTTCCAGTTGCTGGCGATGATTGCGATGGAACCGCCGGCGGCATTCACCACCGAAGCGATGCATCGCCGCCGCGCCGAAGTGATCGAAGCGGTGCGCCCGATCAAGCCCGAAGACGTGGTGCGTGGGCAATATGCCTCCGGCGCGGTGAGCCGCAACGCGGTGCCGGGTTATCGCGAAGAAGACACGGTGCCGGAGGATTCGGAAACCGAAACCTATGTGGCGATGAAACTGCAGGTCGACACCTGGCGGTGGGCCGGCGTGCCGTTCTATTTGCGCACCGGCAAGCGCCTGCGCGAGCGCACCACCGAGATCGCGATCCGCTTCAAGCCGGCGCCGCTGGCGCCGTTCCGCAGTACCGAAGTGGGCGGTTACGGCCCCGACTGGCTGGTGCTGCATATCCAGCCTGATGAAGGCATTTCGCTGCAGTTCGACGTCAAGCGCCCGGGCGCGCAGGTCGCGCTGGCGCCGGTGCGCATGGACTTCCGCTACCGCGACTGGTTTCCCAAGGAATACGCCGTGGGCTACGAGCGCCTGCTGCAGGACTGCATGAAGGGCGAAGCCGGCCTGTTCCAGGACGCGGCGATGGTGGAAGGCGCCTGGCGCATCGTGCAACCGATCCTGGATGCCTGGAAACAACCGCCGAGCGATTTCCCCAATTACGCCGCCGGCAGCGCCGGCCCCTCGGCCGCCGATGCCTTGCTGGCGATGAACGGCGGACATGCCTGGCGTGCATTGACGCCTGGTCGCAAACCGCCGCCGCGCCGCCCGCCGGAAGCACGCGGCAGCGCCGCAACGCCGATCAAGAAAGCCAGTAAGAAGACTGCAAAAAAAGCGAGCAAGGCGGCAGCCAAGCGCGCATCGGTCGCTGCAGCAAAACCGTCGCAAGGCGCGACTGCGTCGTCGGGCAGTGCCGTAAAGAAAGCAGTGACCAAACGTGCAAGCAAAAAGGTCGCAAAGGCCGCTGCGAAAACCGTCGGCAAAGCTGCGGCCGACAAAAGCGCGGTGAAGAAGTCGGCCAGCAAGACCGCAGCGCACACAACGCGTCGCTGA